The genomic DNA TTCGGTTGGTTTCCTAAATCTTTCAGGCTAGAAGATCTTGGGTCACTCAGCTACAAAAATTGCTTGGTTGGGAACAGCAAGCACACTTAAAGCTGTCTCCTGCTTTCCTTATTTGCGGGACTCCAAGGGGgtaattgcaaagaaatagaggaaaacaacagaatgggaaagactagagatctcttcaagaaaattagagacaccaagggaacatttcatgcaaagatgggctcgataaaggacagaaatggtatggacctaacagaagcagaagatattaagaagaggtggcaagaatacacagaagaactgtacaaaaaagatcttcacgaacaagataatcacgatggtgtgatcactcacctagagccagacatcctggaatgtgaagtcaagtgggccttagaaagcatccctacgaacaaagctagtggagatggaattccagtagagctgtttcaaatcctgaaagatgatgctgtgaaagtgctgcactcaatatgccagcaaatttggaaaatagcagtggccacaggactggagaaggtcagttttcatttcaatcccaaagaaaggcaatgccaaagaatgctcaaactaccgcacatttgcactcatctcatacgctagtaaagtaatgccccaaattctccaagccaggcttcagcaatacgtgaaccgtgaacttccagatgttcaagctggttttagaaaaggcagaggaaacagagatcaaattgccaacattcgctggatcatcaaaaaagcaagagagttccagaaaaacatctatttctgctttattgactatgccaaagcctttgcctgtatggatcacaataaactggaaaattgttaaacatatgggaataccagaccacctgacctgcctcttgagaaatctgtatgcaggtcaggaagcaacagttggaactagacatggaacaacagactggttccaaataggaaaaggagtacatcaaggctgtatattgtcaccttgcttatttaacttctgtgcagagtacatcaggagaaacactgggctggaagaagcacaagctggaatcaagactgccgggagaaatatcaataacctcagatatgcagatgacaccacccttatggcagaaagtgaagaggaactaaaaagcctcttgatgaaagtagagagtgaaaaagttggcttaaagctcaacattcagaaaacgaagatcatggcatctgggcccatcacttcgtggcaaatagatggggaaacagtggaaacagtgtcagacttcatttttgggggctccaaaatcactgcaggtggtgactgcagccatgaaattaaaagacgcttactccttggaagaaaagttatgaccaacctagatagcatattgaaaagcggagacattactttgccaacaaagctacgtctattcaaggctatggtttttccagtagtcatgtatggatgtgagagttggactgtgaagaaagctgagtgccgaagaattgatgcttttgaactgtggtgttgaagaagacttttgagagtcccttggactgcaagggatcccaccggtccattctgaaggagatcagtcctgggatttctttggtaggaatgatgctgaagccgaaaccagtactttggctacctcatgcgaagagttgactcattggaagactctgatgctgggagggattgggggcaggaggagaaggggatgacagaggatgagatggctagatggcatcacggactcgatggacgttgagtctgaatgaactccgggagatggtgatggacagggaggcctggcgtgctgcgattcatggggtcgcaaggagtcggacacgactgagtgactgaactgaactgaactgaaaggggtaatatgggcttcccttgtggctcagctggataagaatccacctgcaatgtgggagacctgggttgtattcctgggttgggaagatcccctggagaagggaaaggctacccagtccagtattctggcctgaagaattccacggactgtatagtccatggggtcacaaagagtcagacacgactgagcaactttcacttcataaaAGGGTAATATGCGAGGCAGGGGTGCAGCCCTGCAGGCGGGAGGAAAACAGACAGAAGAAAGACATCTGTTGCTTCCAGCAACCCTGACAAGTCCTCCCCTGCCCCGGCCCCATTTCCCTGGGATGCTCTTCCAGGCATTTTCACACCAATCATCTCCCAACTGTTCACTCCTGGAGGGCCGTAGTCTCCAGTGGGGGCAGTAAGAAATCATCTCCATATTCAGTGTATTCACTCCTGGTAGTTCTCTGGTCTCTAAAGTAATCTTAGTAACCAGCCTGAATCCATCGCAtgccccatccatccatcatttaTCCATCCTTCCTTCACCTCCACAGAGATGTACTGAGACTTGATATGTGCCTGACATCGTTCTCCATGTGCAATCACAGGAGTGAATACGACAAAAATCCTGCCTTAAGGATTTACACTCGTCAGGGGAGTGAAATTAATGTTCGACTGCAATAACTGCTCTGGTGAAAGACAAAGCTGCAAAGGATATATTTGGGGATGGTGCTGCTATTTAAAATGGGTCTTCTGGGAAGGATTTTCTTGTAGCTGTCTGAGGCAAGTATGTTGTAAACAAGAGAACAGGAAATTCTGGCCCCATCCAGGGCTTGCTCCACCTGCTCTACTGTCTGTCTCTCAGCCTGACCTGTCCCTTGTACTCCTGTGAGCAAAACTGAGGCCActctccagccatcacatccggGTACCCCTGCAGTTTACGCTGACGTGGCGTCCATACCAGATGGTATGAGAGTATCTGGTTCTGCTGAGTACCCAGGGCCTTCTGGGACTTTAGCCGAGTAGGGGAGAACAGATATTGTGGTTTAAATTTAGCTGACAGAATGCAATGAAAGGTCAAGTGCCAAGGAAGGGGGAAAAGAACAGCTGGGAGGGTGAGAGAGAGGCTGCTGCACCCAGTTACATCAGAATGAAGATGAATAATTTCAGATAATTTCGGTATCTGCAAAAAGCCTGGACTGGCAGAGCTGAGGCGGATCCCTGCACTGAGGGGCAGGAAGATGaaagggagggagcagggagccTCGTCTTGTTCCATCCTTCAGCTCTAGCCTGTGCGACAATGGTCTAAAGGGCAGTACCTTACCGTATGTGATGACTGAAACCCAGCCATGGCTTGAAAATTCCTGACCTACTATGGGAATTGTCTTCTCCTGAACAGAAGAATAAATCCTAAGTCTTATGATTGCATGTGGAATTGTCTGAGTGAGgtcaaaaagacaaaagattaCAGTGAACTTGAATCTCTTGAAGGTGTTGGATATTCTGAAATGGTGGTGCTCAAAACCAACACATTCTGCTCTCAAAATCTTCTTGTAGTGAAAGTTAACCACATCTTCCACAGTTGGTGATGGGCTTTTCCCCTTCATGTGGGAATAAGAAATAAAGGCTATTCAGCGGTAAGGTTAGAGGTGAAACACACAAGATAAATCAAAGTGCAACTTTTCCCGTATTACCTCCTTTGAAACCAAGCCAGTGATGAATAGCTGAGGTCAAATGGTTTATCTGCAAACCCCTGAGCTCATAAAATGTGAAGTATATTGAACACTATAAAGTAACTCAAAGATAAGAATTGGATTTAAGTATCTTCTCtgcaaatgatgtctctgctcaAGACTATAAGTATCTGGAATAATTTTACAGTTAAAACAGAGTCAAGGAGGAAGACTGACTTGCTTGAACCCAAGTGCCAGAGAGGAGTCTGGGTTTTAACCCGTTTGTCTCCCAGTTCCAAGTTCACTGTCCAATACCCAACACTGAACTCCTGGAAAGTACAGCCTCTTACGTGATCGACATCACACCAGAAAGGTGGCATCACCGGGGGTTGGCAGCCAAGACATGTGGGTGGAGAAGAACCTAGATCTATCAGTCAGTCACTGAAACACCGTTTTATCTGTGCTTATTTTTGATGACACCATAAGATGCTCAAGACTCAAGCCAAATGACCAGAAAAACCTCATGAGATTAACAGAGCATTTAGGGAAGTTGTCATGCGGGTCTCATGGGCACACAGCTGGTGATGCAGCTGCTACCACTCCTGCTTCTCAAACGCCAGCTTCTGTTGTAACCAAGAACTGTGACACCTCACTGAAAGAGCCCTCCTCAAGCCtgaacattttttgttgttaggggaaaaaaataaaagacgaGGGGACAAGGGAGGACCTGCAGGGTATTTAGTATGAGAATACTCCTTTGTAAgtgacttccctcatggtccagtggctgagactccactcACACTGCACGGgccccagttccatccctggtcagggaactagatcccgtgtgccacagctaagagttcacaggcCTTGGCTACAGGtcccacgtgcagcaacgaagacctggcacagccaaataaatgaactaaAACAAGAGTAGGCTGGAATTGTGACAGAAGGGAAATTCCACGTGTGTGTGGACTGCTTATACCTCTTGGAGGAGAAATTAAATGATGTCCAGTCACTGAAGGCAACTCAAACTTGAGAAATAACACTGCAATTTTGAGATTCGAGTTTTATTTACAAGTAAATGAAGACTGTCCCCTGTAGCCACTCATTTGGGGTGAGAAGAGCAATGTAAAGAAGTAGCTGCTGGCTCCACAGTGATGAGTGAGAGGAGTCCATGCCACTGTTTCTTTAAACGATGATTctgtaattaaaatgaaaaaaaaaaaaaaaaaagacacacacgcAGAACACAACACATGATTTCTTCATGTTGCACCTGTGaaagaattcaaaacaaaaatgacttTTCAAAACTCTATAATAGAGTCTCTCATCACATGTGTGAGGTGACCAGGCTGTCACTTCGTTTAGTGACAGCCCTGCTCCTCAAGAGCGACAGTCTCTGAGCAGAAGACTTAATACTCATCGAGAGTATCTGCCCGAGGGATGGACAGGCCTCGGTCCTTCAGGGCCTGGACTTTCAGCTTCTCGGCTTCCAGCTTGGTCTGCTGTTCCACCCTCTGTTCTTCTAAGATTTCCTCAATAGACACTTGCTGGAGAGGTGTGTCACTCTCCTTTTCTAAGTCCTACAAAACAAGTAGGTTTGGGAAACTTTACCTCATGACCAAGAATAGAAAACATCACAGATACAAAGGCAAACGGATTCCTGTATCAGGCTTGAATTATTTTACGAACTTGTCCCAGGGCACAAACACCCTATGGACAGATAACACTTTACAAAGAAATGGCTGGCAATGCTCCTAAAGAACACTCAGATGTGGTTTAACAAGAATCAGTATCAGTGTGCATAACAAAGCTTTAGTCTGTGCAAAGTAAAGTCCTACATAAGTTAAGAACTACTTTTCTTACAGCTATTTCCCCAACCCCAGGGAATCCAAGAGAGAAATCACCAAGGTCAAGGTagcttaaaataaattttgtatttatacaCAAAGTCAGCCTAATTTCTGGGGCTTTTTTTTGCTAAAAAGTAGAAAACATTGATTCAAAGTAGCACCCCTGACCCCCAGCCCCCAAGCCAAAGGCAATCAACTGGCCCTCTGTTAACACAGGACTTCTTTCTCCCCCATGGCAACTAGTCTTCTGGAGAAAACCTCAGCAAACCAGTTGGGTTAGTAAACCATTTTGGCCCCAACATTCATTCTTTGCAAATATTGGCTACATTTCCCATTTAATATGGTAAaatatgctaatattttatttttgaacagcTTAAACATCTGATAACCAACTTGATAATGCAGAACTTTGCTATAAAATTATCTATTTACTGACTGTTTCTTCTCCTTAAGAAGTTTATCTAGGTATCACTTGGTGTTTCTGTAACATGGAAAGCCTCTACGGACAGGGTACTCACATTTCTCATCCTCCTCTGACTTTTACTTACAAAATCTGGGAAGGCATCAACGCAAACGCCACCTCTCTGGGAAGGCATCAGCGCAAACGCCACCTCTCCAGACGTTCCAGCCTACCGCTAGATGCTCATCTACAGAGGCGGCCAAGGCCTTGGAAGCCACAGCAGTGACACCGCAGATGGAGGACTCTCCCAGAGCGAAAGCCACATAAATTCCATAAGCAAGGCCTGCCCTCAAAAGTTAGCTGCATCcagcaaaatatatattatcaAGCGTGATCTTCCCTCACAGCCCATGGGCGGCAGAAGGGAAGACAATGTTCTTGGCTCAGTGTCCTACCTCCTGGACTTTCCAATGTTATGCGCTGAGCTATTCGTGTGGTTATGGCAATGCTGTTTCCCAACAATCAGCTTATTACTTAAGGCCCCGTGTCTCATTATCCTTGAGGTAGAAGCCAGGGACTTCACAAACAACTGCGCGTCTACAGAATGCAAGTGGCTTCTAGTTTTGCGTTTTCCTAGAATTGGTACACAACATCTTCAAACAGACCATAGATTCATAGAACTGTGGAAGCAGTCCCGAACCGTATTTCTTTAGTAATACCACTATAAAAAATTCTGCAGAATCTGAACTGTTAACATACCAAAAAAAGAGTACTCTTCTCCACGAAAGGGCTCCCAGGGAACAATGACACTTCAAGAATAAACACAAATTCTTGTCTTCCCATACATCTACATAGCGCCGTGTCTGTGCCAATGTAACTGGCACAGAAAGTGTATCtgtgctgttttcttctcttcaatTGAAGCAGTGTGTGTGGTCTTGTGACTTAAACCTTTCCCCTGATAGCAAAGTAATACATTTCCTCTCTAAAAGTTaaattcagaaaagtaaaaaagggggaaaaaataatcaCCCACCATCCTACCATCCAGAGATTGGCCAGTCCCTCTGAATATACAGTCAGATGACAATCCCAACCCCCACATCCCAGGATACCATGGTGCTTTACATCAAccacaaaaatacttttaaaacttcAAAGTTACTTCATATATTTCATAGCAATTCTTGGATAGCATTGATTAGTTTTTTCTATCTACTTCCAACATGAACAAACACGACCCTGGCAGAATTACCTCCTTACTTTCGCGAATGGTGTATAGTTAAAACCTGCtacgaaaacaaaacaacaacaacagaaaaagcaGCTACAGACTGAGCCACTTCTCTCCAGACTTCTGTAAACCTGACTCAGCATGTGGCTAGGGATTGTGAAATGCTACtgaaaacttttaagataaaATCAAGGTTTGATTTTCCTGGAAAACGCAATAATCAGAAGCACCAGGATCAAGTCAAAGGTattaaataaagcattttttaagtaaatgtttcATGTAAACTGTAAAATCAagttttatcttctttaaaaatgtcagaGTAGTTCTAATATATATTTTGGAGGAGTAGTTTTCTAATggttcacacacatacacactcacacctACAGAAACACCACTTGAGAGGATTTAACTTTTCACTTGCCAGCTGGCTTTCCTGACAGGTAACAGGAACCTCCTCCTTGACTGGGAGCCAAGAAGCCAAGTGAGGTTGAGTCCattctcagaaaatgaagaaaggctTCTGTTGCAGTCACTCTTTCCCCCTGCCCCCTTTAAAAACACAGATATCACATGTACATGCCATGTGCCTTTCCCCCAAACCCAACTACCTTTATGCCACGAAAGACCACTGTAACCAACTGTTTAAATGACTACAAAATATTCCAGTGTTAGTAAGCCATATTTCATTGGACTATTCTTCTCTCGTTGGGTATCAGGCTTCAATTTTCTATTAAAGATACAAGAGTAATCTGCTAATGAACACATTTGTGTGGgacagtgttttatatatataatggctGCACCACTCAGCTCCTGGGATCTTGGttccaggggctgaacccaggcctctgcgGTGAGAGTGTGGAGTCCCAACCAGTGGACTGCCAAAAAACTCCCATGTAGGACAGTATTTTTTATGATATCAGGTAAAAATCAATGATATTTTACTGCTAATGGGATCAAAATCTTTAATATGCCAGAAGGCACTGAAACCAAGTTGACTGTCCTCTGAAGCTCTCCTTTTACAATATCCCCTTCTTAAGCTAATTTGGTGGTTTCCTGTGAGAAGCTGGGTGGAGGTGGAAAACATTTTTCCCttcttgaaaagacaaaaagaaacctAACTGGATGATTATCAAGAGCCGTAGCAGCTTAACAGTTTTCACTTACTATTTCTCCTAGCAGGACCACATTTTCTCCTCTGACCACAAAAATCCCTCGAGGAATATCACCGTATTTTTTGCCCACATGAATACGCTCCACAGTCTGATGTAGCACTAAGTTAGCTATAAGTGTACAGGGAAGAAACAAAGACATTTAGTTCAAATTACTTTACAGGTAAAGGTCCATAACTCAATCAGATATCTTGAGTAGAAACGATTAGCTGAACATGATTTTCAAACTTTCTAATTCTGGAAAATGCTAAAATTTCAAACAATCTCATCCTATTTCATTCAGACACACCACTTGGAGATTTTTAAACAACTGCAAATAGAGTACTTGGGATTATGTTGCATTAATACAaggatggtggaaataaatgaagaaaattaaatttcttatGAGTTAACTGCTGATATCAACATGACTATAAGAATATGATACGGCACTTGGAAAACTCTAAAGTCCAAACAACTGcagaaattatctttttttctcttttagaaggAAACATTTTTCCTACTTtgtgtaggtatgtgtgtgtgatgattTACCAAAGATTTACCTTTGTTTCAGTACAGATGATTCATTTAATCCAATGTAGGTATTCATGGATTATGATACAACAGtaatctgtttttttctcttttgtcagaTGACTATAATTTGGTAATCTGAGAGTAACATTAGTATTCACTACTTTCCCCTCACGTAGTTTGATGAATTTGACTTAAGGTTTAGAACCACAATCTGTGCAGAataattacttttcttctttcagttggTACTGCTGTCGTCTTTGAAGAAACACAGTACTATCATCTGCGATTCTTATAAGTATTTCGATTATGTTGTTCTTCCTTAGGCCCAAAGCCACTGACCTAGCTGATGGCCAGCAAATGTTGACATGAACTGGAAGTTCCTCAAGACAGGAGCAAATGTAAGGTCTCTTTAGAAAAACGTAAGAGACAGAATCAAGATTAAGACCTTGAGTCTGATGTATCCTAAAGTAAAAAATCCTGAGCTTAATGTTGGGGGGTCCCTAAAAAGCTTCAGGAAAGGCCTCTGACCCACTTTTCATTGGACAGGGAGGGATTACCTTCAGGGCAGGAACTGCTTTGAAGAGTAGTCGCACCCAAGCCAATGTACAAATGAGCAGCCTTTTCAGTGGACTGAGTGTATTTCTATCATCTGGCTCCCTCtaatggggaaaataaaaaacagtcCAAAACACTGTAACGACATGTTCTAATAGTGAAAAccagttttagaaataaaatataagcttGTAAACACAAGCTTTCAAACCACCTAATTGTAATTTCGAAAACAATGATGTAGTGACTTAAAACAGTATTTCATCATGCCAGGTACATGAAAAAAGTTGCAGATAAATAAACTTCAATAcgaaacaacataaaaatacagTGGGCAGCTCTTATCACCCAGAGTATGGGATGATAAAAGCCACCATGGCTCTTATCACCACGGACTCATGATAAGCCCATGAGTAATACATACCAAATTGATCAATGCTTCTCAAAAAGCCTATGAGTGTCCTTCCATCTCGAAGCAGGACCAAGTGCTTTTctggggagaggaaaagagatctttaaaaaatgaaccgTTAGCTTCAGCGAGTTTACAGGGAAACAAAGACAGAGTTAATAGCAGATTAAGCTTTAGCATCTCCTCTTATAGAGCATTTAACACATTTAACGCAGAGTTCACTGAGAAACTAGAGGGATGACCAAGGCAGCTGGGGATTAGTTTAGATGAGAAGATGGGTGGTGAAAAGAATCTAAGAGGGGCAGCAGAGCGGGGACGTACTCGGCACACAGTCAGGGGGCCCAATGGACTGGCTCCAGATGCCAGCGCTCAACAGTTAAACCCTGTCAGCATCATGTCAGTTTCTATACCTGCCAATTTGGACACTTGCTCTAGATGGTctttatgatcttcattttccaaaattattttctcctcAACTTAGAGTTTCTATTTCACACTTTGGAATCAGAGAtggttttaaataaaaacagtacCAAAGACATGTAAAATGAGGATGCTGAGAATAAAACCAGAGCAAAAATTCAACAGAATGCATTGAGGGCTATGTGCTGTTCTGGGGCCATTGATATATAGTAGAGAATAAGACTCAGAGTCACCAACCTCATGAACTTATAAGCCTGGTGGAGAAaagcaaacacattttaaaaaatgacctatGGTGATTAGTCTAGCAGAATAAAAACAAGACAGCAGGATAATATAAGAAAGGGAGGGGAAGAAACTATAGAAGAGAGGGTGCTGGGGACTTCCCGGgtagtccaggggctaagactccacactcccaatgtagggggcccagggACAAGATCTCATACGCTACAACTAAGAGTGTGCATGCTGCGACTAAAGAtaccatgtgctgcaactaagacccggtgtagccgagtaaataaataaacacaggcggagggaaaaaaaagaaggtggCTAAGGAAAACCTCTCTGAAGAGGTGACTCTGAGCCGACACTGAGGAATGACAGTAAGCCAGTCACTAGAACAGCTAGcagactgagctacaagggaagcccagcacagccagcgAAAATCACTTATTCGTCTTTAATGCCATGCATAAAGTACTTTCTACATGCAGACcgtggaccataaaggctgagcaccaaagaactgatgcaagactcttaagagtcccttaggcagcaaggagatcaaaccagtcaatcctaaaggaaatcaaccctgaatattcatcggaaggactgatgctgaagctccgctactttggccacctgatgcaaagagccgactcaatggaaaagaccctgatgctgggaaagactgagggcaatagaagaagggggcaagagaggatgagatggttggatggcatcatcaacacaatgaacatgagtttgagcaaactctgggagacagtgaaagacagggaagcctggtgtgttacagtccatggggttgtaaagagttggacaccactgagcaactgaacaacaagatgcAGAACAGTGCAACAAGACAGTGATTCTTTCCTGAAGGAAtttataggcttttttttttttgctataattaAGTACCACAAGAGGGCAAAACTTAATTACATGAGAGCGAAAGAAACTGTATCTAGCTGGAGATATCTGAGTTggactttaaagtgaaagtgaagttgctcagttgtgtccgactcttggcaaccccacggactgtagcctaccaggctcctctgcctatgggattttccaggcaagagtactggagtgggttgccattgccttctccaatggaccttAAAAGGTAGATAATTTTTGGCCATGGGAAGAGTGACAGGGACTGGGAAGGGGGAAATCTGTAATTTAGGCAGAAGAAAAGGGAGCTGTGTATCTGGATGCGTGGCTAAAAGTTGAGGGTGTGAAGGGAATAGGAGATGAAGTCAGAAAAGTGCTGGGAGCAGGCTGAGTTTGGATGTGCCTTCATGGGGAACAAGACAACTCTGAAGATTCAACTAgtagaaaaagagagaatggtTTTGAGGCTATTACGAGAGTCTAAGACATGAAGAAGAGAcctgaagcagggcagagatggGACGGGAGAGGCTGAGAGGATCAAGACACTGCAGTTATAAGGGATGGAATTGGTCAACCaagtgtgtttgtatatgtggatatgtgtgtgagagagtgggAAGCTGAAGAGATGGGTTAAAGATGATGCAGGAATTTTGAGTCATCTTGTCAGGGAGGACTATGTACCAAAAGTTAGGAGTGAAAGAAGCAAGATCCCATGGAAGGTGTTTTGCTGTTGTGATTCTCAAGTGGTATCAAGACACCTGTGCAGAAACGTCAGCTGGCAACTGGAGATGTAAGACTGGAAGGCCAAAGAGCAATTTTTGATATGCCCACAAAGAGGTGATATCATTATTAAAGTCCAGGAACTCTCCTAGAGATATAAAGAAAgcagcagccaaagatggaaccTAGGAGTCCATTTATTTTAGGGAACAATAACTGTTGCAGAGATAAGAAAATCAAGGACCAGTGttggaaaaatcaagaaaatgaagaatCCTATGATGATGGCATCACAGTGCCAAAAAGGGGAAGGAATGCATTAGACAGATGTCTTTTAAGATTGCAGTTTCAGTAGTGTGTTGACAAAAAAATCTGACTGTAGGGTGAAAGAGGTGGTCTACTCCAGGTAGCCAGGAAATAGTTAAAATGGGAGATGATTTAAGAGGTTTGGGGGTACAGATGTGAAAAAAGGAATGGGAATTTGATGGtgaaatataactgaaaaaaaatatgacaGACAAGAACATACATGAGGGGGAGCAAGAAATATGAGAGAAAAAGGGTATTAATGGATTCCAGAAGCAGctggaaggaaaaataagacaCAGACTGAAAGGGAGGAATACTTCCAACTGAGATGACAGGATAGGTGAAAATACAGGAAGactgaggagagaggaggaaagtgtgtgtgtgtgttgcactgAAGGCTGCATATGAAATGATTTGAAACCATTCAGTAAAGGAGGAGCTTGGAATCTGCAAAATGCGGTTAGAGACTtgagaaaaacaattatttttgttaGAATGGCAGGATGTGCTAGGGATCTCAAATAACTCAGATACATAACTAGAGAGGTGAGGGCACCATCCTCAGACAACTAGAATTGAAGATTTCATTACATGTTACAGACAGGCCTGTACAGTGGTTATTCACACATGAATTTGATCCAAGCTACACTACATTCCCTTCAGTAGCAAAATCACTAATTTGGATCTAAAGAGTTATTTCAGAGGATAGGAAGAGGATTTCATCATAAATTCACTCTTTACATACACAGTAACTGCAGAAAATTGCTGAACTTGTTTGGAACTGTGTGGTAAATGTTTCACAGCAATTACAAGTTAATGAGACAGATCACACAATTGGCACAACTTTAAAAAGTGTTGTTTTAGGAGTAACTCACAGATGAGAGTTTGTAAAAACAAAAGACATCTGATACAACCGAGCTCTTCTTCAGGATAGTGACTTGGAATAAGGGAGGTCTTAACAGCAAGAGAAAActaacagaggaaaaaaagtaaatttgaagtgactcagtctttctggaaaaatCACTACCTAGCCTGAAAAGCTAAATACTCAAACGGTTAAAAGACTGCAAACGGCCACACAGTATAAACCCTACGTTTAGTGCTGATTAAGTCCAACTGCTGTTGTATTACTATTTTCGTTTCTGCAAGAACCCTTTCTCTGAGAATTCTCA from Budorcas taxicolor isolate Tak-1 chromosome 24, Takin1.1, whole genome shotgun sequence includes the following:
- the LSM1 gene encoding U6 snRNA-associated Sm-like protein LSm1 translates to MNYMPGTASLIEDIDKKHLVLLRDGRTLIGFLRSIDQFANLVLHQTVERIHVGKKYGDIPRGIFVVRGENVVLLGEIDLEKESDTPLQQVSIEEILEEQRVEQQTKLEAEKLKVQALKDRGLSIPRADTLDEY